From Haliotis asinina isolate JCU_RB_2024 chromosome 8, JCU_Hal_asi_v2, whole genome shotgun sequence, a single genomic window includes:
- the LOC137294155 gene encoding uncharacterized protein isoform X1, producing MMFVCEEMRMIFYTRALCLAVLVALFRNVCSATGTIPPNTTQPYYFPCGMDRCLVNFQYCDKGRSIDPKQWICSPCTEIEHWCEKDIARVPRDCLGYCEAKRCKASMKTLESKYREQNHPRGDTSRRDAVVPRGETKTLTGLERFLAEISIVVVCVFTLLVITVVGLVALTLRQCRRNSVRGSAVDTEMGARLMELNPDSHDPHPTIKKLSTTGTQTDSTGLLGSASDHTNQVEFVQPSTKGAHGIRVLPSATVSVDNSGKDCTEDTTFLDREPNSAFLTNLS from the exons ATGATGTTCGTTTGTGAGGAAATGAGGATGATATTCTACACCAGGGCACTTTGTCTTGCAG tCTTGGTTGCGCTCTTCCGAAATGTCTGCAGTGCTACTGGTACCATTCCACCAAACACAACGCAGCCCTATTACTTTCCTTGTGGCATGGACCGGTGCCTCGTCAATTTCCAGTACTGTGACAAAGGACGAAGTATTGACCCAAAGCAGTGGATCTGCAGTCCATGCACCGAGATTGAGCACTGGTGTGAGAAGGACATAGCCCGGGTGCCAAGAGACTGTCTGGGTTACTGCGAAG CCAAGAGATGCAAGGCCTCCATGAAGACCCTCGAGTCTAAATACAGGGAGCAGAACCACCCCCGGGGTGATACAAGTCGTCGTGATGCTGTTGTACCCCGTGGCGAGACCAAGACACTGA CTGGTCTGGAGAGGTTTTTGGCCGAAATTAGCATCGtcgtggtgtgtgtgttcacaCTTCTCGTTATCACCGTCGTCGGTTTGGTTGCTCTCACTTTGCGACAATGTAGGAGAAACAGCGTGAGGGGTAGTGCTGTAGACACGGAGATGGGAGCTCGCCTTATGGAGTTAAATCCAG ATAGCCACGATCCACATCCGACTATCAAGAAGTTGAGTACCACTGGCACCCAGACCGACTCCACGGGACTGCTAGGAAGTGCCAGTGACCACACAAACCAGGTCGAGTTTGTTCAGCCCAGCACTAAAGGAGCACACGGAATTCGGGTCCTTCCTTCCGCCACTGTTTCTGTTGACAACAGTGGCAAAGACTGTACTGAGGATACCACATTCCTGGATCGTGAACCAAATTCGGCATTTCTAACAAATTTATCATAA
- the LOC137294155 gene encoding uncharacterized protein isoform X2 has translation MDRCLVNFQYCDKGRSIDPKQWICSPCTEIEHWCEKDIARVPRDCLGYCEAKRCKASMKTLESKYREQNHPRGDTSRRDAVVPRGETKTLTGLERFLAEISIVVVCVFTLLVITVVGLVALTLRQCRRNSVRGSAVDTEMGARLMELNPDSHDPHPTIKKLSTTGTQTDSTGLLGSASDHTNQVEFVQPSTKGAHGIRVLPSATVSVDNSGKDCTEDTTFLDREPNSAFLTNLS, from the exons ATGGACCGGTGCCTCGTCAATTTCCAGTACTGTGACAAAGGACGAAGTATTGACCCAAAGCAGTGGATCTGCAGTCCATGCACCGAGATTGAGCACTGGTGTGAGAAGGACATAGCCCGGGTGCCAAGAGACTGTCTGGGTTACTGCGAAG CCAAGAGATGCAAGGCCTCCATGAAGACCCTCGAGTCTAAATACAGGGAGCAGAACCACCCCCGGGGTGATACAAGTCGTCGTGATGCTGTTGTACCCCGTGGCGAGACCAAGACACTGA CTGGTCTGGAGAGGTTTTTGGCCGAAATTAGCATCGtcgtggtgtgtgtgttcacaCTTCTCGTTATCACCGTCGTCGGTTTGGTTGCTCTCACTTTGCGACAATGTAGGAGAAACAGCGTGAGGGGTAGTGCTGTAGACACGGAGATGGGAGCTCGCCTTATGGAGTTAAATCCAG ATAGCCACGATCCACATCCGACTATCAAGAAGTTGAGTACCACTGGCACCCAGACCGACTCCACGGGACTGCTAGGAAGTGCCAGTGACCACACAAACCAGGTCGAGTTTGTTCAGCCCAGCACTAAAGGAGCACACGGAATTCGGGTCCTTCCTTCCGCCACTGTTTCTGTTGACAACAGTGGCAAAGACTGTACTGAGGATACCACATTCCTGGATCGTGAACCAAATTCGGCATTTCTAACAAATTTATCATAA